In one Microbacterium invictum genomic region, the following are encoded:
- a CDS encoding ABC transporter substrate-binding protein, whose protein sequence is MKSTTKLIGALAAGALLLSGCSAGGSDAGAGTSDGGDDATRGGTLTLGQLGDVVSWDPSQAHVGHQFVPYQLVYDTLVLREPDGELSPMLATEWSYNDDRTVLTLELRDDVEFSDGEPFDAEAVVANFEHFKAGNGRQAVQLTQYESATAVDEDTVEITLAQPDPAFEFYLSQAAGLMASPAAIEAGTLETDPVGTGPYLYDADSSVRDSQSVFTAKEDYWNPDLQKFDTVELRILEDLSARANAIVSGQVDWTTLDARTADQAEGAGMEIIPDYQVDWTGVTFFDRDGTINPALADARVRQAINYAVDRETLLEQLQLGRGTATSQVFGPESGAFVEDLEDYYTYDPDMARELLADAGYEDGLEITLPVIDGFATQITAIAQQLSEVGITVNQVSAVPADYVADAVQGKFEAFNFNLFQGEAWVAVNQIIAPTATYNPFQTTAPELEELIAVVQEGGEDSEAAAQDINRYVTENAWFLPLYRIDQISVYDPEAITVEAQIQSAMPSIYNFAPAE, encoded by the coding sequence ATGAAATCAACGACGAAACTAATCGGCGCACTGGCCGCGGGAGCCCTTCTCCTCTCCGGCTGCAGCGCGGGCGGCTCCGACGCGGGGGCCGGAACCAGCGACGGGGGTGACGACGCCACGCGCGGCGGCACCCTGACCCTCGGTCAGCTGGGCGACGTCGTCTCCTGGGATCCGTCGCAGGCGCACGTCGGTCACCAGTTCGTGCCGTATCAGCTGGTGTACGACACCCTCGTCCTGCGCGAACCCGACGGGGAGCTCAGCCCGATGCTCGCGACCGAGTGGAGTTACAACGACGACCGCACGGTGCTCACGCTCGAGTTGCGCGATGACGTCGAATTCTCCGATGGCGAGCCCTTCGACGCCGAAGCCGTGGTGGCGAACTTCGAGCACTTCAAGGCGGGCAACGGTCGCCAGGCCGTGCAGCTGACCCAGTACGAATCGGCGACGGCCGTCGATGAAGACACCGTCGAGATCACCCTCGCCCAGCCCGACCCCGCCTTCGAGTTCTACCTCAGCCAGGCGGCCGGACTGATGGCGAGCCCCGCGGCGATCGAGGCCGGAACGCTCGAAACCGATCCCGTCGGCACGGGTCCTTACCTTTACGACGCCGACAGCTCGGTCCGCGACTCGCAGTCCGTCTTCACCGCGAAGGAGGACTACTGGAACCCGGACCTCCAGAAGTTCGACACCGTCGAACTCCGCATCCTCGAAGACCTCTCCGCACGGGCGAACGCGATCGTCTCCGGCCAGGTCGACTGGACGACACTCGACGCGCGGACGGCCGATCAGGCGGAAGGGGCGGGGATGGAGATCATCCCCGACTACCAGGTGGACTGGACGGGAGTGACCTTCTTCGATCGTGACGGCACCATCAACCCCGCCCTCGCCGACGCCCGCGTGCGGCAGGCCATCAACTACGCCGTCGACCGTGAGACCCTCCTCGAGCAGCTGCAGCTCGGACGGGGCACCGCGACAAGTCAGGTGTTCGGTCCGGAGAGCGGCGCGTTCGTCGAAGACCTCGAGGATTACTACACCTACGACCCCGACATGGCGCGGGAACTCCTCGCGGACGCGGGCTACGAGGATGGACTGGAAATCACCCTGCCCGTCATCGACGGCTTCGCCACGCAGATCACGGCGATCGCCCAACAGCTGAGCGAAGTGGGCATCACGGTCAACCAGGTCAGCGCCGTTCCCGCGGATTACGTCGCAGACGCCGTGCAGGGGAAGTTCGAAGCCTTCAACTTCAACCTGTTCCAGGGCGAGGCGTGGGTCGCGGTCAACCAGATCATCGCCCCGACAGCGACCTACAACCCCTTCCAGACGACGGCTCCGGAGCTGGAGGAGCTGATCGCAGTCGTGCAGGAGGGCGGCGAGGACAGCGAGGCTGCGGCACAGGACATCAACCGATACGTCACGGAGAACGCCTGGTTCCTGCCCCTCTACCGCATCGATCAGATCAGCGTCTACGACCCCGAGGCCATCACGGTCGAGGCGCAGATCCAGTCCGCGATGCCGTCGATCTACAACTTCGCTCCGGCGGAGTAG
- a CDS encoding ABC transporter permease has translation MSTTARTSGGSTAALSTTLEAEPGTPLSRFLSDGYVATWRNIKKIVRVPDILVFTLIQPIMFVLLFTFVFGSSIAVPGENYTSFLMAGIFAQTIVFGSTYSGSAMAQDLKDGIIDRFRTLPMNGSAVLVGRTVGDLVINVLSLVVMMGTGFIVGWRVESSVLSFLAGVGLLMLFSYAFSWVMAFLGLVVRSPEVINNASFLILFPLTFISNAFVPSENLPGPLRVFAGWNPVSALVQAARVLFGNVPADAPVADAWPLQYPVVYVLVFAVVMLVVFVPLSIRRFATLSR, from the coding sequence ATGAGCACGACGGCACGCACGAGCGGCGGATCGACCGCCGCCCTTTCCACGACCCTCGAGGCCGAGCCGGGCACACCTCTCAGCCGCTTCCTGTCGGATGGTTATGTCGCGACGTGGCGGAACATCAAGAAGATCGTCCGCGTCCCCGACATCCTGGTGTTCACCCTGATCCAGCCGATCATGTTCGTGCTGCTGTTCACCTTCGTGTTCGGGTCGTCGATCGCGGTGCCGGGTGAGAACTACACCTCGTTCCTCATGGCGGGGATCTTCGCCCAGACGATCGTGTTCGGCTCGACGTATTCGGGCTCGGCGATGGCGCAGGATCTCAAGGACGGCATCATCGACCGGTTCCGCACGCTGCCGATGAACGGGTCGGCGGTGCTGGTCGGCCGCACCGTCGGCGATCTCGTCATCAACGTGCTCTCGCTCGTGGTGATGATGGGGACCGGATTCATCGTGGGCTGGCGGGTGGAGTCGTCGGTCCTGAGCTTCCTCGCCGGCGTCGGGCTGCTGATGCTCTTCTCGTACGCCTTCTCGTGGGTGATGGCCTTCCTCGGCCTCGTGGTGCGAAGCCCCGAGGTGATCAACAATGCCTCGTTCCTCATCCTCTTCCCCCTGACGTTCATCTCCAATGCCTTCGTGCCGAGCGAGAACCTGCCCGGCCCGCTCCGGGTCTTCGCGGGGTGGAACCCCGTGTCGGCGCTGGTGCAGGCGGCGCGGGTGCTCTTCGGCAACGTGCCGGCCGACGCACCGGTCGCCGACGCGTGGCCCCTGCAGTATCCCGTCGTCTACGTCCTCGTGTTCGCCGTCGTGATGCTCGTCGTCTTCGTGCCGCTGTCGATCCGCCGATTCGCGACCCTCAGTCGGTGA
- a CDS encoding ABC transporter permease, producing the protein MLTFTLRRIASGVGLLIVISALAYTLLFFSSSSIARNILGDQATPEQIALKEAELGLDQPLLVRYLGWVGSALQGDLGRSWFNGEPVTETIQSRLPVTLVLMIVSIVLVAVIAAVLGVLAAVRRGWVDQTVQVGAVIGDAIPGFVLAIFLVTIFAVNLGWFPAVATIRPGAGAEAWIVSLTLPVIAIVVNYVTSSAQQIRSAVIKELEKDYVRTLRSRGLSEREIVLRNVLRSAAPAGLTVLSLQFIGLLGGVIILEQVFAIPGIGALAVNATVLSDIPLVMGVVIITVVIVMIVNLLVDIAQGALNPKVRLS; encoded by the coding sequence ATGCTCACTTTCACGTTGCGGCGGATCGCATCCGGAGTCGGGCTCCTCATCGTCATCTCGGCGCTGGCGTACACCCTGCTCTTCTTCTCGAGCTCGAGCATCGCCCGCAACATCCTGGGGGATCAGGCGACTCCCGAGCAGATCGCCCTCAAAGAGGCTGAACTGGGCCTGGACCAGCCGCTCCTCGTCCGCTACCTCGGCTGGGTCGGCTCGGCGCTGCAGGGAGACCTGGGCCGCTCCTGGTTCAACGGCGAGCCGGTGACCGAGACGATCCAGAGTCGACTTCCCGTCACCCTCGTCCTCATGATCGTCTCGATCGTCCTGGTCGCCGTCATCGCGGCGGTGCTCGGGGTCCTCGCCGCGGTGCGCCGCGGCTGGGTGGATCAGACCGTTCAGGTCGGCGCCGTCATCGGCGACGCCATTCCCGGCTTCGTGCTCGCCATCTTCCTCGTCACCATCTTCGCGGTGAACCTCGGCTGGTTCCCCGCCGTGGCGACGATCCGTCCGGGAGCCGGGGCAGAGGCGTGGATCGTGTCGCTCACGCTTCCGGTCATCGCCATCGTGGTCAACTACGTGACCTCGAGTGCTCAGCAGATCCGAAGCGCAGTGATCAAAGAGCTCGAGAAGGACTACGTGCGCACCCTCCGCAGCCGCGGCCTGAGCGAGCGCGAGATCGTGCTCAGGAACGTCCTCCGAAGTGCGGCGCCGGCGGGCCTGACCGTCCTCAGCCTGCAGTTCATCGGACTGCTCGGCGGCGTGATCATCCTGGAACAGGTGTTCGCGATCCCCGGAATCGGGGCGCTCGCGGTCAACGCAACGGTTCTCAGCGACATCCCGCTCGTCATGGGCGTGGTGATCATCACGGTCGTGATCGTGATGATCGTCAACCTGCTCGTGGACATCGCGCAAGGCGCCCTCAACCCGAAGGTTCGGCTCTCATGA
- a CDS encoding methionine ABC transporter ATP-binding protein → MTTAISFEDVSKTFTVRGRRVDALRSVDLTVERGEIFGIVGYSGAGKSTLLRTVNALERPTSGRVVVDGVEISSLAGRELYAARRGIGMIFQQFNLLRSRTVFKNIAYPLKLAGWTAEQIIDRVEELLDFVGLADKALAYPSQLSGGQKQRVGIARALATRPDILISDESTSALDPQTTGEVLDLLTRIHREQGVTIVLVTHEVDVVREIAHRVAVMDSGRVVETGSVYDVFSAPQNPTSRRFVSSVLRHVPSAETLDRLRARHPGRLVQVRIADHDGAGTVLSRIARDHGVDANVIYGGVDELQGRAFGTLTVELVGHPSDIDDALDDLRAVTTVSDLADTRAAEAAHA, encoded by the coding sequence ATGACGACCGCCATCTCTTTCGAGGACGTGTCGAAGACCTTCACCGTCCGCGGCCGCCGGGTCGACGCGCTCCGCTCGGTCGACCTCACCGTCGAGCGGGGCGAGATCTTCGGGATCGTCGGATACTCCGGCGCCGGCAAGTCGACCCTCCTGCGCACCGTCAACGCCCTGGAGCGTCCGACCTCCGGACGCGTCGTCGTCGACGGCGTGGAGATCTCCTCCCTCGCCGGGCGGGAGCTTTACGCCGCACGCCGGGGCATCGGCATGATCTTTCAGCAGTTCAATCTGCTGCGCTCGCGCACCGTGTTCAAGAACATCGCCTACCCCCTGAAGCTCGCCGGGTGGACGGCCGAGCAGATCATCGACCGCGTCGAGGAGCTGCTGGACTTCGTCGGCCTCGCCGACAAGGCCCTCGCCTACCCCTCGCAGCTGTCCGGTGGGCAGAAGCAGCGCGTGGGCATCGCCCGCGCGCTCGCGACGCGCCCCGACATCCTCATCTCCGACGAATCCACGAGCGCCCTCGACCCCCAGACGACGGGTGAGGTGCTCGACCTCCTCACCCGCATCCACCGGGAGCAGGGAGTGACCATCGTGCTCGTCACCCACGAGGTCGACGTCGTTCGTGAGATCGCCCACCGCGTCGCCGTCATGGACAGCGGCCGGGTCGTGGAGACCGGGAGCGTCTACGACGTCTTCTCCGCCCCCCAGAACCCGACCTCTCGGCGATTCGTCTCGTCGGTGCTCCGCCACGTCCCCTCTGCCGAGACGCTGGACCGATTGCGTGCGCGTCACCCTGGGCGCCTGGTGCAGGTGCGGATCGCCGATCACGACGGCGCGGGGACGGTGCTCTCGAGGATCGCGCGCGACCACGGCGTGGACGCGAACGTGATCTACGGCGGCGTGGACGAGTTGCAGGGACGCGCCTTCGGCACACTCACGGTCGAGCTGGTGGGTCATCCGTCCGACATCGACGACGCCCTCGACGACCTCCGGGCGGTCACCACCGTGTCGGACCTGGCCGACACCCGAGCTGCGGAGGCCGCGCATGCGTGA
- a CDS encoding ATP-binding cassette domain-containing protein translates to MAFIEARDLVKTYQPKGAPEVRALDGLTLQVPEGTVTALLGPNGAGKTTTVKVLTTLIRPDSGQASINGVDVLADPQAIRRMSGASGQYAAVDENLTGFENLLMVGLLYHLGRRRATQRARELIEVFDLVEAQNRPVKGFSGGMRRRIDLAGALVINPPVLFLDEPTTGLDPRSRLALWDVIESLVAGGTTLLLTTQYLEEADRLADSISIIDTGKVIAEGTADELKASVGGQRVAVTLVDDGDTEVVTDILRRRGTGAVVADGERTLVAPVADGAGALSAVMADVAAAGVALHDAGMRRPTLDDVFLQLTGHAAESATDEEAAA, encoded by the coding sequence ATGGCATTCATCGAGGCCAGAGACCTCGTCAAGACCTATCAGCCGAAGGGCGCACCCGAGGTGCGCGCGCTCGACGGCCTCACCCTGCAGGTTCCCGAGGGAACGGTCACCGCCCTCCTCGGCCCGAACGGCGCGGGGAAGACCACCACTGTGAAGGTGCTGACCACCCTCATCCGCCCCGACTCGGGTCAGGCGAGCATCAACGGCGTCGACGTTCTCGCCGACCCGCAGGCGATCCGGAGGATGAGTGGCGCGAGCGGGCAGTATGCGGCGGTCGACGAGAACCTCACCGGGTTCGAGAACCTCCTGATGGTGGGCCTGCTCTACCACCTCGGGAGGCGCCGCGCGACGCAACGCGCCCGCGAGCTCATCGAGGTGTTCGACCTCGTCGAGGCCCAGAACCGCCCCGTGAAGGGGTTCTCGGGGGGCATGCGGCGCCGCATCGACCTCGCCGGGGCGCTGGTGATCAACCCGCCCGTCCTGTTCCTCGACGAGCCGACGACGGGGCTCGACCCGCGCAGCAGGCTGGCGCTCTGGGATGTCATCGAGTCGCTCGTCGCGGGCGGGACGACACTCCTGCTCACGACCCAGTACCTCGAGGAGGCCGATCGTCTGGCCGACTCGATCTCGATCATCGACACGGGCAAAGTGATCGCCGAAGGCACCGCCGACGAGCTCAAGGCTTCGGTGGGGGGTCAGCGCGTCGCGGTGACGCTCGTCGACGACGGCGATACCGAGGTGGTGACCGACATCCTCCGCCGCCGCGGCACCGGGGCGGTCGTCGCCGACGGCGAGCGAACCCTGGTCGCCCCGGTCGCCGACGGGGCGGGCGCGCTGAGCGCCGTGATGGCAGACGTGGCGGCGGCAGGTGTCGCACTCCACGACGCCGGCATGCGCCGGCCGACCCTCGACGACGTCTTCCTGCAGCTCACCGGCCATGCCGCCGAGAGCGCGACCGATGAGGAGGCCGCGGCATGA
- a CDS encoding LacI family DNA-binding transcriptional regulator: MRVTARDVAQRAGVAASTVSRALNDPGRINEQTRQRILDAARELGYAPTAPRAVERKGLVALLVPDVTNPFYFDIIRSTQEQLRTAGFLQLLIDTSESGTTEADTLAQLAGLVDGVILSATRLDAPALREATARLPLTVINRQHEDIPSVLIDIRTGLIQAIDHLKALGHRTIAFIAGPPGSWQNRWRWKEFEEQVLAQELRPVLVGPYAPTRAGGAAAADALVLTEATACVAFNDLLAIGILQRLRQRGIRVPEDISVVGCDDIFGADFSAPPLTTIAGDTEQAGRLAASRLISTLNGEAPRNGTTLIPTHLLVRESTGPAPSHPAARQRAGG, translated from the coding sequence ATGAGGGTCACCGCCAGGGATGTCGCCCAGCGCGCCGGTGTCGCCGCCTCCACCGTGTCGCGCGCGCTGAATGACCCAGGGCGCATCAATGAGCAGACTCGACAGCGGATCCTCGACGCGGCACGCGAACTCGGGTACGCGCCGACGGCACCGCGGGCCGTCGAGCGCAAGGGACTCGTCGCGCTCCTCGTGCCGGACGTGACGAACCCCTTCTACTTCGACATCATCCGTTCGACGCAGGAGCAGTTGCGCACGGCGGGGTTCCTGCAGTTGCTGATCGACACCAGCGAGTCCGGCACGACGGAAGCCGACACCCTCGCGCAGCTGGCGGGCCTCGTCGACGGGGTGATCCTCTCGGCGACCCGGCTGGATGCACCCGCTCTGCGGGAGGCGACGGCGCGGCTCCCGCTCACGGTCATCAATCGCCAGCACGAGGACATCCCGAGCGTCCTGATCGATATCCGTACCGGACTCATCCAGGCGATCGACCACCTCAAGGCCCTGGGGCACCGCACCATCGCCTTCATCGCGGGTCCTCCGGGTTCATGGCAGAACAGGTGGCGGTGGAAGGAGTTCGAGGAGCAGGTGCTCGCGCAGGAGCTTCGTCCCGTGCTCGTCGGACCCTACGCGCCGACTCGAGCAGGCGGTGCAGCCGCGGCCGATGCCCTGGTGCTCACCGAGGCCACCGCGTGCGTGGCCTTCAACGACCTTCTGGCCATCGGCATCCTGCAGCGACTGCGACAGCGGGGCATCCGCGTGCCCGAGGACATCAGCGTCGTCGGCTGCGACGACATCTTCGGAGCCGACTTCAGTGCGCCACCCCTCACGACCATCGCCGGTGACACCGAGCAAGCGGGACGCCTCGCAGCCAGCCGGCTGATCTCGACGCTCAACGGCGAAGCACCACGCAACGGGACCACTCTCATCCCCACGCACCTGCTCGTCCGCGAGTCGACCGGGCCGGCTCCCTCCCATCCCGCCGCGCGTCAGCGCGCGGGCGGGTGA
- a CDS encoding ATP-binding cassette domain-containing protein: MSDLLDVRDLVVEYKPKKFRANPHRALHGVSLHVAEGRTLGLVGESGSGKTTIGRAILGLAPIASGTISFDGKDITRIDRRERRAFSGDLQVIFQDPYTSLNPAMVVGDILAEPLGVRGISRDAARQRVVALLDRVGLPSNAIDRQPYEFSGGQRQRIAIARALALDPKLIVCDEPVSALDLTTQARVLDLLLEIQKDTGVAYLFISHDLDVVHHVSHDVAVLYKGEIVENGPAAEVTRTPVHPYTRQLLLASPVPNPAEQRARREQRLALKASLDAA; this comes from the coding sequence ATGAGCGATCTGCTGGACGTCCGCGATCTGGTCGTGGAGTACAAGCCGAAGAAGTTCCGCGCCAATCCCCATCGCGCCCTCCACGGCGTCTCGTTGCACGTGGCCGAGGGCCGCACTCTCGGGCTGGTCGGCGAATCCGGTTCGGGCAAGACGACGATCGGTCGAGCGATCCTGGGCCTCGCACCCATCGCCTCCGGCACGATCTCCTTCGACGGCAAGGACATCACGCGGATCGATCGGCGCGAACGTCGCGCGTTCAGCGGCGACCTCCAGGTGATCTTCCAAGACCCCTACACCTCACTCAATCCGGCGATGGTGGTCGGCGACATCCTCGCCGAGCCCCTCGGCGTCCGAGGAATCTCCCGCGACGCAGCACGTCAACGTGTGGTGGCGCTGCTCGATCGGGTCGGACTGCCCTCCAACGCGATCGACCGCCAGCCGTACGAGTTCTCGGGCGGTCAGCGCCAGCGCATCGCGATCGCCCGCGCGCTGGCCCTCGACCCGAAGCTGATCGTGTGCGACGAACCCGTCAGCGCCCTCGACCTGACCACGCAGGCCCGCGTCCTGGACCTGCTGCTCGAGATCCAGAAGGACACGGGCGTGGCCTACCTGTTCATCTCCCACGATCTGGACGTCGTCCACCACGTCAGTCATGACGTCGCCGTGCTGTACAAGGGCGAGATCGTCGAGAACGGACCCGCGGCCGAGGTCACCAGGACGCCGGTGCACCCCTACACCCGACAGCTGCTGCTGGCCTCGCCCGTTCCCAACCCCGCCGAGCAGCGAGCCCGCCGCGAGCAGCGCCTGGCTCTCAAAGCATCGCTCGACGCGGCCTGA
- a CDS encoding MetQ/NlpA family ABC transporter substrate-binding protein, with protein sequence MSAENPTPSGESDLRSALTAQKKKRRTAAIAVGAVAVVGLVAGAVAIVANLGSADPAASAAEASTAPEELSVTIATAEDSVFQDTIAEVAAEKGLDVEWLNVDDWVLPNTELVAGTVDANAFQHILYLSAFNTENDADITPVFSTVITQWGIFSATLDDVDALQDGARIGIPDDPSNGGRALNILESAGLIELSEDAGDFPTVDDIDTNDRNLQFVPLPARDIPLQFEDPSLSAVIVGTSYFDPSQGIGADDALFLDDSLDEKNLPYVNVVATRANDVDNPAWEILEEAYADPRVAEALEEEYFGNTVLVDVDIDDLRAKLADLEAAAAQG encoded by the coding sequence ATGTCCGCAGAGAACCCCACCCCGTCCGGCGAGAGCGACCTTCGCTCCGCCCTCACCGCGCAGAAGAAGAAGCGCCGCACCGCCGCCATCGCTGTCGGCGCGGTCGCCGTCGTCGGCCTCGTCGCCGGCGCCGTCGCCATCGTGGCGAACCTCGGCAGCGCCGACCCCGCCGCCAGTGCCGCCGAGGCCTCCACCGCGCCGGAGGAGCTCAGCGTCACCATCGCCACGGCCGAGGACAGTGTGTTCCAGGACACCATCGCCGAGGTGGCGGCCGAGAAGGGCCTCGATGTCGAGTGGCTGAACGTCGACGACTGGGTGCTCCCCAACACCGAGCTCGTGGCCGGCACCGTAGACGCCAACGCGTTCCAGCACATCCTCTACCTCAGTGCGTTCAACACCGAGAACGACGCCGACATTACCCCGGTGTTCTCGACCGTCATCACCCAGTGGGGCATCTTCTCGGCGACCCTCGACGACGTCGACGCCCTGCAGGACGGCGCGCGGATCGGCATCCCGGATGACCCGTCGAACGGCGGCCGCGCCCTCAACATCCTCGAGTCCGCCGGGCTCATCGAGCTCTCCGAAGACGCCGGTGACTTCCCGACCGTCGACGACATCGACACCAACGACCGCAATCTGCAGTTCGTTCCGCTTCCCGCCCGCGACATCCCGCTCCAATTCGAAGACCCGAGCCTCTCGGCCGTGATCGTCGGCACCTCGTACTTCGACCCGTCTCAGGGAATCGGCGCCGACGACGCGCTGTTCCTCGACGACTCGCTCGACGAGAAGAACCTGCCGTACGTCAATGTGGTCGCCACTCGAGCGAACGACGTCGACAACCCCGCGTGGGAGATCCTCGAGGAGGCCTACGCCGACCCTCGTGTGGCCGAGGCGCTGGAGGAGGAGTACTTCGGGAACACCGTGCTGGTCGACGTCGACATCGACGACCTCCGCGCCAAGCTCGCCGATCTGGAAGCCGCGGCCGCGCAGGGCTGA
- a CDS encoding dipeptide/oligopeptide/nickel ABC transporter permease/ATP-binding protein yields the protein MTSVIKTPSVTTRPRRGTFRRMLRNPLGVVSLALLTIIVLAAVFAPLIAPFDPTFADVGNTLADPGGQTLLGTDSAGRDVFSRLIYGTRLTLLSALLCAVVAIAIGLPAGLIAGFYGGAFDSTSNWFSNMLMALPAIVILLSVRAALGPSAWYAMIAFGILISPSYYRLTRTAVQSVRNELYVDAARVVGLSDARIISRHVLSVVRAPLIIQTALICGVAIAVQSGLQFLGLGDPTEVSWGAMLNDGFSNIYIQPTLMLWPALAIGITIGTLVLLGNAIRDALEDRRTLTAPRRPRPTSPDLPVRAPAVIDDADAILQVADLSVGYPNADGEYSRVVRDVSLTIRPGEVLGLVGESGSGKSQTAFSILGLLPRNARILSGSIRFEESVLVRDGEVDTKAVLGIRGRRIAYIPQEPMSNLDPAFTIGHQLTRPMVKLLGISKKEAAERARSLLQKVGIDDPDRVMKGYAHEISGGMAQRVLIAGALTCEPDLIIADEPTTALDVTVQAEVLDVIRKMQRELGVAVLLVTHNIGVIADIADRVAVMREGEIVETGRVEEILENPAHPYTQTLMASMLVGKPPLTPLGLCGTTTAGVDRSREDADELALDQADMQQPLSSAAETILREDI from the coding sequence ATGACCAGCGTCATCAAGACCCCGTCCGTAACCACGCGGCCCCGGCGGGGCACATTCCGCCGGATGCTCCGCAACCCCCTGGGCGTCGTCTCGCTCGCCCTGCTCACGATCATCGTCCTCGCGGCCGTGTTCGCGCCGTTGATCGCACCGTTCGACCCCACTTTCGCCGATGTCGGCAACACCCTGGCCGATCCCGGCGGGCAGACCCTGCTCGGAACGGACAGCGCCGGCCGCGACGTGTTCTCGCGACTGATCTACGGGACCCGGCTGACACTGCTGTCCGCCCTGCTGTGCGCGGTCGTCGCCATCGCGATCGGGTTGCCCGCAGGACTCATCGCGGGCTTCTACGGCGGAGCGTTCGACAGCACGTCCAACTGGTTCTCGAACATGCTCATGGCCCTCCCCGCCATCGTGATCCTGCTCTCGGTGCGCGCTGCGCTGGGTCCGTCGGCGTGGTACGCGATGATCGCCTTCGGCATCCTGATCAGCCCCTCCTACTACCGCCTCACCCGCACCGCCGTGCAGTCGGTCCGCAATGAGCTGTACGTGGATGCGGCGCGCGTCGTCGGTCTGAGCGATGCGCGCATCATCTCGCGGCACGTGCTCTCCGTGGTACGGGCGCCCCTGATCATCCAGACCGCACTCATCTGCGGTGTCGCGATCGCCGTGCAGAGCGGTCTGCAGTTCCTCGGCCTCGGCGATCCCACCGAGGTGTCCTGGGGCGCGATGCTCAACGACGGCTTCAGCAACATCTACATCCAACCGACGCTGATGCTCTGGCCGGCGCTGGCGATCGGCATCACCATCGGCACTCTCGTCCTCCTCGGCAATGCGATCCGCGATGCCCTCGAAGACCGCCGCACGCTCACCGCGCCACGCCGTCCGCGGCCCACCAGCCCTGATCTCCCGGTACGGGCGCCCGCCGTGATCGACGATGCCGACGCGATCCTCCAGGTCGCCGACCTCAGCGTCGGCTACCCCAATGCCGATGGAGAGTACAGCAGGGTCGTCCGCGACGTCTCGCTCACCATCCGCCCCGGCGAGGTGCTGGGCCTGGTCGGGGAGTCGGGATCGGGGAAGTCGCAGACCGCGTTCTCGATCCTCGGTCTGCTGCCGCGCAACGCCCGCATCCTGTCGGGATCGATCCGGTTCGAGGAATCCGTCCTCGTCCGCGACGGCGAGGTCGACACGAAAGCGGTCCTCGGCATCCGCGGGCGCCGCATCGCGTACATCCCTCAAGAACCGATGTCGAACCTCGACCCGGCGTTCACCATCGGGCACCAGCTGACCCGTCCCATGGTGAAGCTGCTCGGGATCTCGAAGAAGGAGGCGGCCGAACGCGCGCGCAGCCTGCTGCAGAAGGTGGGCATCGACGATCCCGACCGCGTCATGAAGGGATACGCGCACGAGATCTCGGGCGGGATGGCACAGCGGGTCTTGATCGCGGGGGCTCTCACCTGCGAACCCGACCTCATCATCGCCGATGAGCCGACCACGGCGCTGGACGTGACGGTGCAGGCCGAGGTGCTCGATGTGATCCGGAAGATGCAGCGTGAACTGGGCGTCGCCGTGCTTCTCGTCACTCACAACATCGGGGTCATCGCCGACATCGCCGACCGCGTCGCAGTGATGCGCGAAGGCGAGATCGTCGAGACCGGGCGGGTCGAGGAGATCCTCGAGAACCCCGCGCATCCCTACACCCAGACGCTCATGGCGAGCATGCTCGTCGGCAAGCCACCGCTGACGCCCCTCGGACTCTGCGGGACGACGACAGCGGGCGTAGACCGCAGTCGAGAGGACGCAGACGAGCTCGCACTCGATCAGGCCGATATGCAGCAACCGCTGTCGTCGGCAGCCGAGACCATCCTCCGAGAGGACATCTGA